The following nucleotide sequence is from Roseivirga sp. BDSF3-8.
CGCCTCATCATCCAGCCAGCAGCGAACGGGGGCAAAGGCATAGCCCGGCAACGGCAATTTGCCATGCGATCCGGTGAAAAGCAGCTTCCAGTTAGAATTCATTCCGGCATACCAGGCTTCCCCGGCCATGTTGCGGATAGCCTGCGGAGAGGTATCAGTAGTGTGGATGACGGTAAATTCAGCCTGGTTTTCACTCCTGATCTCTTTCAGCAGGTGGCTGATAAGGCCTTCGGCACCTAACTCAATGACGAGATGGTGCCCCTTTAGCTTTTGTTGAGCAAAGCCTTCCAGCTTCTCCTTTAGTTTCTCTTCGCCGGTATTATCAGCTACGCTATCTGACAGAAGAGCGGATGCCTCTTCGTAGGTCTTTTCCCCCTTAATGATACTGACTGCCAGTTTACCTTCTGCCAGCCCCATGAGGTTGCGGGAAGCAAGTCCTGCTTCATCAAGCAGCCGGTAGAGGGCTACGCGATAGAGTATAGCGCGCCATTCGGCAGCCTGTGGGTGATTCCCTGTCTCTTTATATACTTTCCACACCTCATCAAATTGCGGGAAAGTGCCGGCCAAATCGGAGAATGCCTTCTCGCTAAGCTGCATAGCGGGGGAACAAACCATCCAGACGGATTCCGGCGTTTCAGTCTCCCTGCTTTCCAGGGCATTTAGCTTTTCTATTAGGTCTTTGACTGAATCAGCTTTTGCCAATGCCCGATAGCAGAAGGCATCACGTCCGGTAGCCAGGGTATGGCTCAGGTCGGCCAGGCTGATATCCGGGTGATCCTGAAGATATTTCTTTAGCTGAAGGGCTTGTTTTGTAAGGCCTTCGGCTGTTTTGCCTGAGAGAATGACAGGATATTCTTCCTTGACAGCTTCTCCCCGGGTATTGGAAGCTTCTTGCAGAACCACATGGCAGTTGGTGCCGGATACGCCAAACGAACTGACTCCAGCAAGTCGCTTACGGTCAGACTCCCACCTTAGCGCTGTATCAGGGACAAATACCGGCGAGTTAGCAAAATCTATAAGCGGATTAGGCTCATGGAAGTGGACGGCGGGAAATAGTACGTTATGATGCAATGCCAGTACGGCCCGGAAAAGTCCGGTAATACCGGCAGCGGTGTCGGCATGCCCGATGTTGGCCTTTGCTGAGGAAACGGCGCAGAACTGTTTCCGGCTGGTATGCCGGGAAAGGGCCTCTGAAATAGCCTGTATTTCGATGGGGTCGCCAAGCTTGGTGCCAGTTCCGTGGGCTTCGATAAATCCTATGTTCGCAGGGTCAATGCCTGCCTTGCGCCAGGCTTCCTGCATCACCTGTGACTGGGCTTCCCAGCTCGGGGCGGACAGACTGCTGGACCGGGCGGCATCCTGGTTTATGGCGGATCCTTTGATCACTGCCCAGATATGGTCTCCGTCCTGCTCGGCCTGAGCCAGTGACTTAATAAGCACACAGGCACTTGCCTCCCCTACGCCTATGCCATCAGCCTCAGCAGAGAAGGTTTTGCTCTTACCACTTTGTGACATCACGCCGTTTTCATCTTCTCCGGGTTCACCCTGGAAGAGCGATATACTTACGCCGCATACCAATGCCTGATCAGCATCGCCCAAAACAAGCTCATTTACAGCCATATGCAGGGCCACTAATGAGGAAGAACAGGCTGTATCCACCATCAGGGCGGTACCCTGGAGGTTAAAGAAACGGGCAATACGGCCTGCAAGTGTGGCATTCAGGCTGCCTATTTCCAGCATAGGGTCTTCGTAGCGGCTCAGGTGGGCGTACTGCTGATTGGTATCACCGATAAATACGGCTGTGCGGCTACCGGAAAGCGAGCGGGGTGCATAACCGGCATTCTCGATAGCATGGTAAACCGTTTCTAATAACTGCCTTTGATGAGGGTCGAGCGAACGGGCCTCACCGGCTGACATACCGAAAAAGTCATGGTCGAACAGGTCGATATCTTCCATAAAGCCCAGCACCTGGAAGTCTTTGTCCTGGGGAATTCCCGTATTCACCTTACGCCTGAGGGAGAGCGGACGTACGCTGTCCCTTCCCTGCTCCAGGTTGCGGTAAAAAGCATCGAGATCCGGTGCTTCGGGAAATCTTCCCGCCATTCCTATTATGGCAATATCTCTATTCATATTTATTGGCCTTTTCGGGCTATCAGGCCGGGACTTTTTCGTTTTTTACTACCTCTTCCATGCGGGTGGAGCGAAGCAGGTCTTCCAGACGGGCCTCTACCTCATCTGCAGGTATATGTTTGTTTATCAGCAGGTTTCTTATCAGTTCCAGGGCTTTTAGATATTTATCTGCCTGCTGGTAATGATGGGGTACTTCCTGGCGGATCTTTACGAGCTCGCGATAGGGTGCTACGACTCCCTGCTGGTAGCTCTCATCGTCGTAGTTGAAGTTTTTGGTGCTCACAGCGAGTACCAGGCATTTCTTCATAAAGCCTTCTGCGTCGGGCAGCAGTTTTTGCAGACTGGTATGTAAGGCATTCTGCTCTTCTTCCACATCCAGGGCAAATCCACCGGGCTGGCCGGGCAGGTATTTGTTCAGGTTTTGCAGTACGGCCTGCGGTCCCATGTCCAGGAACCAATCTACGCCCGTATCATGCATAAAGGCCATAGACTCCTGCCAGCGCACAGGCCGGGTAAGGTGCTGCAGCATCAGGCCAGGTATTTCCTGTTTCTGCAGAGGCCTGGCAGTCACATTGCCAATGATGGTAAAGTGGGGCTCATGAAAGTTAAGCTTACTAAGCGCCTCTTCGAATTCTGCTACCACATCATCCATGAGGGGGCAATGGGACGGGGTGTTTATATTGAGAATATTTACCTCGGCACCAGCAGATTCCAGCATCCGTGCGGCTTTTTCCAGATCAGACCTAGCTCCGGACACTACATGCTGCAGGGGAGAATTATAGACGGCTACAAAAGCTTTTCCTCCCTCTGAGCGCACCTTTTCGCAGGATTCCTCCACTACATGGCCTTCAACCTTGTTCACGGCCATCATGCCGCCGTCGTGGATCTCTCCGGCTTTCTTAAGTAGTTCGCCACGCTTTCTGATCAGTCTGAGACCATCCTGCCATTTGAAAACGCCAGCAGCGGCCAATGCGGCATATTCTCCCTGGCTGTGTCCGGCGGCGAAAGCAGGTTTT
It contains:
- the fabD gene encoding ACP S-malonyltransferase; translated protein: MDKKIALLFPGGGTQYAGMGKSLYEQHKEVKQLYEEAADILAYDIKKVCFEGDLKTLSAMDHAQPAIYLFGIASWLVWQNQYGIKPAFAAGHSQGEYAALAAAGVFKWQDGLRLIRKRGELLKKAGEIHDGGMMAVNKVEGHVVEESCEKVRSEGGKAFVAVYNSPLQHVVSGARSDLEKAARMLESAGAEVNILNINTPSHCPLMDDVVAEFEEALSKLNFHEPHFTIIGNVTARPLQKQEIPGLMLQHLTRPVRWQESMAFMHDTGVDWFLDMGPQAVLQNLNKYLPGQPGGFALDVEEEQNALHTSLQKLLPDAEGFMKKCLVLAVSTKNFNYDDESYQQGVVAPYRELVKIRQEVPHHYQQADKYLKALELIRNLLINKHIPADEVEARLEDLLRSTRMEEVVKNEKVPA